A stretch of the Thermofilum adornatum genome encodes the following:
- a CDS encoding ABC transporter ATP-binding protein, with amino-acid sequence MGSYAVEARNLRKIFRTREGGILFRGKQREIVAVNDVSFYINFGEIFGLLGPNGAGKTTTIKILSTLLLPDSGEAWVNGFNVVTEAKMVRESIGVSLYSDRGFYWKLTGRENLMYFARLYHLQRDYAERRINELFNMLDLAGDADRLVEEYSTGMKSKLNIARALLHDPPILFLDEPTIGLDPNSARKVREVVLELKKQGKTILLTTHNMFEAEYLSDRVAIINKGRIIAIGTPRELKEKVSGKRVVELEVSGNYRKLEAGLKGIGGVEAVSLQENNGSGYTSLIRIIYSGDEVLDRIIAMLANSDVKIRSLRNLEPTLEDVFVYYTGERLAEKS; translated from the coding sequence ATGGGTAGCTATGCTGTAGAGGCCCGCAACCTTAGGAAAATCTTCAGGACACGTGAAGGTGGGATACTTTTCCGCGGAAAACAGAGGGAGATAGTTGCAGTAAACGATGTAAGTTTCTACATCAATTTCGGAGAGATCTTTGGGCTTCTAGGCCCAAATGGGGCGGGAAAAACTACAACAATAAAGATACTGAGCACGCTACTTTTACCTGACTCTGGCGAAGCCTGGGTCAACGGGTTTAACGTTGTCACCGAGGCAAAGATGGTTAGGGAGAGCATAGGAGTCAGCTTGTACAGTGACAGGGGGTTTTACTGGAAGCTTACGGGGAGAGAGAACCTCATGTACTTTGCGAGGCTCTACCACCTCCAGCGTGACTATGCAGAGAGAAGAATCAACGAGCTATTTAACATGCTGGATCTTGCAGGCGATGCCGACAGGCTTGTTGAGGAATATAGTACAGGGATGAAGTCAAAGCTTAACATTGCACGTGCCCTTCTCCACGACCCTCCCATCCTGTTCTTGGACGAGCCTACCATTGGGCTCGACCCGAATTCTGCCAGGAAGGTAAGAGAGGTTGTTCTCGAGCTAAAGAAACAGGGAAAAACTATTCTGTTGACCACGCATAACATGTTTGAGGCTGAATACCTCTCAGACAGGGTCGCAATAATAAACAAGGGGAGGATCATCGCTATTGGGACTCCGAGAGAGCTAAAAGAAAAGGTCTCAGGCAAACGGGTAGTGGAGCTAGAGGTCTCCGGAAACTACAGAAAGCTCGAGGCGGGGCTGAAAGGTATTGGTGGGGTCGAAGCAGTGTCCTTGCAGGAAAATAATGGTTCAGGCTACACTTCGCTTATACGGATTATTTACAGCGGTGATGAGGTTCTAGACAGGATCATAGCCATGCTAGCAAATAGCGACGTAAAGATCAGGAGCCTTAGAAACCTTGAACCAACGCTCGAGGATGTGTTTGTGTACTATACGGGTGAGAGACTTGCAGAAAAAAGCTAG
- a CDS encoding ASKHA domain-containing protein, with protein MAKIILEPEGKRIPAHRGQTLLQVLRDTGVILESLCGGFGACGKDKVLIVRGQESLNPLTRSEEKFLTLDEARKGYRLACQARIIEDGDIVVFVPPESRAKPTQRKIVSEGYMRNVTLDPLVKRIKVVLRAPSLEDPRSDYERLADTLRKVLETNDVKASLDVLRDLPNKARNSNWSLSLVLWGNEIVSIEETTSQRPVYGLAVDIGTSKIVVHLVNLENGKIERVAFAENPQLSYGEDIMSRMSYANIGPENLQRLHWLLIDAINSLIEKVVSEAGVSSEDIYEAVIVGNTAMHHFFLGLPTRYLSSSPFTPVITRSYSLEAREVGLKINRRGKVTVLPVIAGYVGADAVADALAIGLVEKSEDILLVDIGTNTDIFAGNAEDYVTCSTPSGPALEGGHITFGMKAVEGAIERVTIDEGGDVEYRTINNAPPSGICGSGIIDAVAQLFLRGIIDKRGKFVGGSATERLIRDEKGRGYVIAWSNETSIGKNIVLWEKDISEFLLAKAAIYAGISIALKRRKLDPENLSEVLIAGSFGYHIDPFHAKVVGMIPDVELEKIKFVGNTAIAGADLALLSRKAREEAEIIAKRARYFELSLDPLFNKEFAYALQLPHRELERFPSIAEIVARKDL; from the coding sequence ATGGCAAAGATCATCCTAGAGCCCGAGGGAAAAAGAATTCCAGCCCATAGGGGCCAGACACTACTCCAAGTCCTCAGAGACACCGGCGTCATTCTCGAATCCCTCTGCGGAGGCTTCGGGGCATGCGGCAAAGACAAGGTATTGATAGTAAGGGGACAAGAATCTCTGAATCCTCTCACGAGGAGCGAGGAAAAGTTTCTAACCTTAGACGAAGCCAGGAAGGGATACAGGCTGGCCTGCCAGGCAAGGATTATCGAAGACGGGGACATCGTCGTTTTTGTCCCCCCGGAAAGCAGGGCCAAACCTACACAGAGAAAGATTGTCAGTGAAGGATACATGAGAAACGTTACGTTAGACCCATTAGTCAAAAGGATAAAGGTTGTTCTCAGAGCTCCCAGCCTAGAGGACCCTAGAAGCGACTACGAGAGACTAGCAGACACACTAAGAAAAGTGCTAGAGACAAACGACGTGAAGGCTTCCCTGGACGTCTTAAGAGATTTACCCAACAAAGCAAGAAACAGCAACTGGAGCCTATCCCTCGTGCTTTGGGGCAACGAGATAGTTTCGATAGAAGAGACAACAAGCCAGCGACCCGTTTACGGGCTGGCCGTAGACATAGGCACCTCGAAGATTGTTGTTCACCTCGTAAACCTTGAAAATGGCAAGATTGAGAGAGTAGCCTTCGCAGAGAACCCCCAGCTTAGCTATGGAGAAGACATAATGTCGAGGATGTCCTATGCAAACATCGGCCCCGAGAATTTGCAACGGCTACACTGGCTTTTGATAGACGCAATAAATAGCCTAATCGAGAAAGTTGTCTCAGAGGCAGGTGTTTCCAGCGAGGACATATACGAGGCAGTAATCGTTGGCAACACGGCTATGCACCACTTTTTCCTGGGCCTGCCCACCCGCTACCTGTCCTCCTCTCCGTTTACACCCGTAATCACTAGGAGCTATAGTCTTGAAGCTCGAGAAGTCGGCCTGAAGATAAACAGGCGTGGAAAGGTAACTGTACTGCCAGTGATAGCAGGCTATGTTGGTGCAGACGCAGTTGCAGACGCCCTCGCAATAGGTCTCGTCGAAAAAAGCGAAGACATTCTCCTGGTGGACATAGGTACAAACACTGATATATTTGCAGGAAACGCTGAGGACTATGTAACTTGCTCCACGCCATCTGGACCAGCCCTAGAAGGGGGACACATAACTTTCGGGATGAAGGCTGTTGAGGGGGCGATAGAAAGGGTAACAATTGATGAGGGTGGAGACGTAGAATACAGAACCATAAACAATGCCCCTCCGAGCGGCATATGCGGCTCTGGAATTATAGACGCTGTTGCCCAACTATTCCTGCGGGGCATAATAGATAAGCGTGGAAAATTTGTCGGGGGATCGGCAACTGAGAGACTTATCAGAGACGAAAAGGGCCGCGGATATGTAATTGCTTGGAGCAACGAGACAAGCATTGGGAAAAACATAGTGTTGTGGGAAAAGGACATTAGCGAGTTCCTGCTTGCAAAGGCCGCGATATATGCGGGAATATCGATAGCATTAAAGAGAAGAAAACTGGATCCAGAAAACCTTAGCGAGGTTCTCATTGCCGGCTCCTTCGGCTACCACATAGACCCATTCCACGCGAAGGTTGTCGGGATGATCCCAGACGTAGAGCTGGAAAAGATAAAATTCGTTGGTAACACGGCGATAGCTGGCGCTGATCTAGCACTACTTTCGAGAAAGGCACGCGAAGAAGCAGAAATAATTGCCAAGCGAGCAAGATACTTCGAGCTCTCCCTGGATCCCCTCTTCAACAAAGAATTCGCTTATGCGTTACAACTGCCTCATCGGGAACTGGAAAGATTCCCAAGCATCGCTGAAATAGTTGCGAGAAAGGATTTGTGA